From Myotis daubentonii chromosome 7, mMyoDau2.1, whole genome shotgun sequence, a single genomic window includes:
- the NPPC gene encoding C-type natriuretic peptide, which yields MHLSQLLACALLLTLLSLWQSEAKPGVLSKGPRTPLGEVAAASQAESGGQKKRGAINLGGNRPRVFQDTKTRWSRLRRKYPSPGNNCFGHKLDRIGAHSGLGC from the exons ATGCACCTCTCCCAACTGCTGGCCTGCGCCCTGCTGCTCACCCTACTCTCGCTCTGGCAATCCGAAGCCAAGCCCGGTGTGCTATCGAAG GGCCCGCGAACTCCGCTAGGGGAGGTGGCAGCCGCGTCCCAGGCTGAGAGCGGCGGTCAGAAGAAGCGCGGTGCCATCAACCTCGGGGGCAACCGGCCGCGAGTGTTCCAGGACACCAAGACTCGATGGTCCCGCCTTCGCAGAAAATACCCGAGTCCGGGCAATAACTGCTTCGGCCATAAGCTGGACCGGATCGGCGCCCATAGTGGCCTAGGATGTTAG